A genomic region of Aureimonas populi contains the following coding sequences:
- the ligD gene encoding DNA ligase D has translation MAGAAEALLKAYREKRDFSRTQEPAGGAPSAQGLVFVVQKHDATRLHYDFRFEWEGVLKSWAVTRGPSLDTAEKRLAVRTEDHPMDYGDFEGTIPAGQYGGGTVMLWDFGLWEPREDPDEGFRKGSLKLDLHGEKMVGHWALVRMKPRGKETRENWLLIKEKDEFADPDRDLLALDRSVKTGRSLEEIASGGETWKRPTKRPNRPASSQTSARRRPKAAGTPPPFRPLQLATLVSEVPQGNEWLHEMKYDGYRVLAAVGGGTARLFTRNELDWTDRFAPLAPSFSALPCKSALIDGEIVAYDENGAPDFSSLQKALKEGGALACFAFDLLELDGEDLTARPLTERKRRLEALMRAAADPALLYSEHVRGSGGAVLGTVCKAGHEGIVSKLADAPYRAGRGTAWVKSKCGRRQEFVIGGYSPSDKKGRAFASILIGAFEDGRLVYRGRVGSGFDERSLAELAERFKPLARKDKPFESLPREIARGARFVEPKLIAEVDFAELTSEGAVRHGVFKGLREDKEAETVADEKPAEPPSPQKAEEAARPRAGKGAGEPVSVCGVRLTSPGREVFHAHGVTKLDLAHYYEAVAGRMLAHAGQRPLSLVRCPQTGAKRCFFQKHDTGGFPDAIGHVEVTEKDGEAAAYLTLSGPAGLIAAVQMNTLEFHIWGSRNDRLENPDRLVFDLDPDESLGFSDVRRAAMDLRARLDKAGLATFPLVTGGKGVHLVAPLSRRQGWEEVKDFARTVAARLAQDEPERFVATMSKAKRKGRIFIDWLRNERGQTAVAPYSTRSREGAPIAAPVSWAELETLEAANLFRIPQVLERLEKPDPWEGYGKLRQSITARARQSFA, from the coding sequence GTGGCGGGCGCGGCGGAAGCGCTTCTGAAGGCCTATCGCGAGAAGCGCGACTTCTCGCGGACGCAGGAGCCGGCGGGCGGAGCGCCCTCCGCGCAGGGTCTCGTCTTCGTGGTCCAGAAGCACGATGCCACCCGCCTTCACTACGATTTCCGCTTCGAGTGGGAGGGGGTCCTCAAGAGCTGGGCGGTGACGCGCGGGCCGAGCCTCGACACGGCCGAAAAGCGCCTGGCCGTGCGCACCGAGGACCACCCCATGGACTACGGGGATTTCGAAGGCACCATTCCCGCCGGCCAATATGGCGGGGGAACGGTGATGCTCTGGGATTTCGGCCTGTGGGAGCCGCGCGAGGACCCTGACGAGGGCTTTCGGAAGGGCAGCCTGAAGCTCGACCTTCACGGCGAGAAGATGGTCGGCCACTGGGCGCTGGTGCGCATGAAGCCGCGTGGCAAGGAAACCCGCGAGAACTGGCTTCTCATCAAGGAGAAGGACGAATTCGCCGACCCGGATCGCGATCTCCTGGCGCTCGACAGGAGCGTGAAGACGGGGCGTTCCCTGGAGGAGATAGCGAGCGGCGGGGAAACGTGGAAGAGGCCGACGAAGCGCCCGAACAGGCCGGCGTCCAGCCAGACTTCGGCCCGCCGGCGCCCGAAGGCCGCCGGCACGCCCCCGCCTTTCCGGCCGCTCCAGCTCGCCACCCTCGTTTCGGAGGTGCCGCAGGGCAACGAATGGCTGCACGAGATGAAATATGACGGCTACCGCGTTCTGGCCGCCGTGGGCGGGGGGACGGCGCGCCTGTTCACGCGCAACGAACTCGACTGGACGGACCGCTTCGCGCCTCTCGCGCCGTCCTTCTCCGCGCTGCCCTGCAAGAGCGCGCTCATCGACGGCGAGATCGTGGCCTATGACGAGAACGGCGCGCCGGACTTCTCCTCGCTCCAGAAAGCGTTGAAGGAGGGGGGAGCGCTGGCGTGCTTCGCCTTCGACCTTCTCGAACTCGACGGCGAGGACCTGACCGCCCGCCCGCTGACCGAGCGCAAGCGCAGGCTGGAAGCGCTGATGCGCGCAGCGGCCGACCCCGCGCTTCTCTACAGCGAGCATGTGCGCGGCAGCGGCGGGGCGGTGCTGGGCACGGTGTGCAAGGCGGGCCACGAGGGGATCGTTTCCAAGCTGGCCGATGCGCCCTATCGCGCCGGGCGCGGCACGGCCTGGGTGAAGTCCAAGTGCGGCCGCCGGCAGGAATTCGTGATCGGCGGCTATTCGCCCTCCGACAAGAAGGGGCGCGCCTTCGCCTCCATCCTGATCGGGGCCTTCGAGGATGGACGCCTCGTCTATCGCGGCCGTGTCGGCTCGGGCTTCGACGAGCGCTCGCTGGCCGAGCTGGCGGAGCGCTTCAAGCCTCTCGCGCGCAAGGACAAGCCCTTCGAAAGCCTGCCGCGCGAAATCGCGCGCGGGGCACGCTTCGTGGAGCCGAAGCTCATCGCGGAGGTCGATTTCGCCGAGTTGACGAGCGAGGGCGCCGTACGGCACGGCGTCTTCAAGGGCCTGCGCGAGGACAAGGAGGCCGAGACAGTGGCCGACGAAAAGCCAGCCGAGCCGCCTTCCCCGCAAAAGGCCGAAGAAGCCGCAAGGCCCCGCGCGGGCAAGGGCGCTGGCGAGCCCGTGAGCGTCTGCGGCGTGCGCCTTACATCGCCCGGGCGGGAGGTGTTCCATGCCCATGGCGTCACCAAGCTCGACCTGGCGCATTATTACGAGGCGGTCGCGGGGCGGATGCTGGCCCATGCCGGGCAGCGCCCGCTTTCACTGGTGCGCTGCCCGCAGACGGGCGCGAAGCGATGCTTCTTCCAGAAGCACGATACGGGCGGTTTCCCCGACGCGATCGGCCATGTGGAGGTGACGGAGAAGGATGGCGAGGCCGCCGCCTATCTCACCCTCTCCGGCCCGGCCGGGCTGATTGCCGCCGTGCAGATGAACACGCTGGAATTCCACATCTGGGGCTCGCGAAACGACCGGCTGGAGAACCCGGACCGTCTCGTCTTCGATCTCGACCCCGACGAGAGCCTCGGCTTTTCCGATGTCCGGCGCGCCGCCATGGACCTGCGCGCGCGGCTGGACAAGGCCGGGCTCGCCACCTTCCCGCTCGTCACGGGCGGCAAGGGCGTCCACCTCGTCGCGCCCCTGTCCCGCCGACAGGGCTGGGAGGAGGTCAAGGACTTTGCCCGCACCGTCGCGGCGCGCCTTGCCCAGGACGAACCGGAGCGTTTCGTGGCCACCATGTCGAAAGCCAAGCGAAAGGGCCGCATCTTCATCGACTGGCTGCGCAACGAGCGGGGGCAGACCGCCGTCGCGCCCTATTCGACCCGCTCGCGCGAGGGCGCGCCCATTGCCGCGCCGGTTTCATGGGCGGAG
- a CDS encoding Ku protein: MAPRPIWKGQMRLSLVSIPVEMFTATKSGAAIAFNQIHRPSGKRIQYEKVAPGIGPVDKDDIVKGYEVSKGEYVLLTDEEIEDVKLETKKTLELVQFVDTNEIPPLYFDKPYYVVPQDELAEDAFRVVRDAMRKAKKTGLGQLSMRGKEYLVALRPCGRGLLLETLHYEDEIRKSETVFSEISNDKTDEDLLDVATVLIERKSAPFDAGEYKNRYTAALKELIAEKRRTNGKATVTHEDEDQDRPAKSNVVDLMASLKKSLEQGEKGSKASSSGTGKAPARRTKAAASKSAAPRRKKSA, from the coding sequence ATGGCGCCGCGTCCGATCTGGAAGGGGCAGATGCGCCTCTCGCTCGTGTCGATCCCCGTGGAGATGTTCACCGCCACCAAGAGCGGCGCGGCCATCGCCTTCAACCAGATCCATCGGCCCAGCGGCAAGCGCATCCAGTACGAGAAGGTCGCGCCCGGCATCGGCCCGGTGGACAAGGACGACATCGTCAAGGGCTACGAGGTCTCCAAGGGCGAATACGTTCTCCTCACCGACGAGGAGATCGAGGACGTGAAGCTGGAGACCAAGAAGACGCTCGAGCTGGTCCAGTTCGTCGACACCAACGAGATCCCGCCGCTCTATTTCGACAAGCCCTATTATGTCGTGCCGCAGGACGAGCTCGCCGAGGACGCCTTCCGCGTGGTGCGCGACGCCATGCGCAAGGCGAAGAAGACCGGGCTCGGCCAGCTTTCCATGCGCGGCAAGGAGTATCTCGTGGCGCTGCGCCCGTGCGGGCGCGGCCTCCTTCTGGAAACGCTGCATTACGAGGACGAGATCCGCAAGTCCGAGACGGTGTTCTCCGAGATTTCGAACGACAAAACGGACGAGGACCTTCTGGACGTCGCGACCGTCCTGATCGAGCGCAAGAGTGCACCCTTCGACGCGGGCGAGTACAAGAACCGCTATACGGCGGCGCTGAAGGAGCTGATCGCCGAGAAACGCCGCACCAACGGCAAGGCGACCGTCACCCACGAGGACGAGGATCAAGACCGGCCCGCCAAATCCAATGTCGTGGACCTGATGGCCAGCCTCAAGAAGAGCCTGGAGCAGGGCGAGAAGGGTTCGAAGGCCTCCTCCTCCGGAACCGGCAAGGCGCCCGCACGCCGCACCAAGGCCGCCGCCTCGAAAAGCGCCGCCCCCCGCCGCAAGAAGAGTGCGTGA
- a CDS encoding metallophosphoesterase family protein translates to MIRILHTADWQIGKPFGGFSGDLPGELRAERFRAVERIAALATARRCDAVLVAGDAFDDNTVKPRDLRRTLEALAGFDGPWVFLPGNHDAGLEVSVWSLLRQMEDRPPNILIADKPEPIILARERLAVLPAPLTRRHEGADVTGWFDTADTPEGTVRVGLAHGSIANRLPEKAESANPIADDRAVRARLDYLALGDWHGFLEIAPRTFYSGTPEPDRHRANEPGHVAYVEIDAPGASPRVEKIRVGRYEWLSLALHLYGDCAAVEEALARIERPRDTLLLLDLAGSLPLRERVRLGEIVEGWAPRLADLRLRDRDLVDEPDSEDMDRIDLAGFVRDAVEELRRKAADPSDPERAAAALALRLAYAEHRRLQGGA, encoded by the coding sequence ATGATCCGCATTCTTCACACCGCCGACTGGCAGATCGGCAAGCCCTTCGGCGGCTTTTCCGGCGACCTGCCGGGGGAGTTGCGCGCCGAACGCTTCCGCGCGGTGGAGCGCATCGCGGCGCTGGCGACCGCGCGCCGCTGCGATGCCGTGCTCGTGGCGGGAGACGCGTTCGACGACAACACGGTCAAGCCGAGGGACCTGAGGCGCACGCTGGAGGCGCTGGCCGGCTTCGACGGGCCATGGGTCTTCCTGCCGGGCAATCACGATGCGGGGCTCGAGGTTTCCGTCTGGTCGCTGCTGCGCCAGATGGAGGACCGGCCGCCCAATATCCTGATCGCCGACAAGCCCGAGCCGATCATCCTGGCGCGGGAGCGCCTTGCCGTCCTCCCCGCGCCGCTCACCCGCCGCCATGAGGGCGCGGATGTGACCGGCTGGTTCGATACGGCCGATACACCGGAAGGCACGGTGCGGGTCGGTCTCGCGCATGGCTCCATCGCCAACCGCCTGCCCGAAAAGGCCGAGAGCGCCAACCCCATCGCCGACGATCGCGCCGTGCGGGCGCGGCTGGACTATCTGGCGCTGGGCGACTGGCACGGCTTCCTGGAGATCGCGCCGCGGACATTCTATTCGGGAACGCCCGAGCCGGACCGGCACCGCGCCAACGAGCCCGGACATGTCGCCTATGTGGAGATCGACGCGCCCGGCGCGTCGCCGCGCGTGGAGAAGATCCGCGTCGGGCGCTACGAATGGCTGTCGCTCGCGCTGCATCTCTATGGCGACTGCGCCGCCGTGGAGGAAGCGCTCGCGCGCATCGAAAGGCCGCGCGACACGCTTCTCCTCCTCGACCTCGCCGGCAGCCTGCCGCTGCGCGAGCGCGTGCGGCTGGGCGAGATCGTGGAAGGCTGGGCGCCGCGCCTGGCCGATCTGCGCCTGCGCGACCGCGACCTCGTGGACGAGCCGGACAGCGAGGACATGGACCGCATCGACCTGGCCGGCTTCGTGCGGGACGCGGTGGAGGAGCTGCGCCGCAAGGCCGCCGACCCGTCCGATCCCGAGCGCGCCGCCGCGGCGCTCGCGCTGCGCCTCGCTTATGCGGAGCACCGCCGCCTCCAGGGCGGGGCCTGA
- a CDS encoding AAA family ATPase → MLLHSIRVRDLAGLGDVCIEGLEPGLTVLVGDNEAGKSTILTALRAALFHRHGSGSRFVKNLAPYGRQVRPEIDLEFELGQTRYRLEKRFLQKPEARLVWPGGELIGDAVEDRLAELFGFSPYSGRGEFDHERHQGAFGLLWVEQGRAPEGIDIGVGRDAVLSSLEAEVGQILGGERGRGLLGAAKALRDRHFTDGGQLRRNGELRAAEDELAALDADIAEQKAAKATLDSRIDRLADRRARLSALRRDHVIEAAERDLAKAESADRAREDARRDLTEVEQALALAAAAVEKAAADLKRRQELAEALAEAERAAAMARETSAEAAEAAATLEAGREALRTARETAEREMRRLEQHQRAQEGQRERARLQERLARLRATVEAAREAAGRAAEARRLLASALDEKGLRAILSAEAERREAAARRDGAAPSVIFHPEPGRTVRAGAAGMVETARPLRVARDTLFHLDGFGRVEIRPDTGSQEREAAYETAARALRDRLSAAGLDSVDAAHEARARASEWEAGLREASARVKALAPAGVEALASEISALEQALAAIPSSAEGPAAADVWAELERARAGFTAADAALQRRTSDIQLARAEASHAAERHEGAAAEAARLADLLARSEAQNASAALRERLAAAEVSRQAQAVLAETRRAAYQMLDPEVISLELRRARGALANLRRDVAQVENEVRELETELRITGAQGLGEAIERMEGERSSLAERVARLRLEADAARLLYETLGRAEARLREKWFAPIRAEVAPYLRLVHPEAEIAFDEETLRVTGVTRRGVPEEFHRLSHGAREQVAVVTRLALAQVLRKGGHPATVILDDALVNTDEARLARMHLVLQKAAEHLQIIVLTCRERDFRGLGAPLIRL, encoded by the coding sequence ATGCTGCTTCACAGCATTCGCGTGCGCGACCTGGCGGGGCTGGGGGATGTCTGCATCGAGGGGCTGGAGCCGGGCCTGACCGTTCTGGTCGGAGACAATGAGGCGGGCAAGTCCACCATCCTCACCGCGCTGCGCGCCGCGCTCTTCCACCGCCACGGCTCCGGCAGCCGGTTCGTGAAGAACCTTGCGCCCTACGGGCGGCAGGTTCGGCCGGAGATCGACCTCGAATTCGAGCTCGGGCAGACGCGCTACCGGCTGGAAAAGCGGTTCCTGCAAAAGCCGGAGGCCCGCCTTGTCTGGCCGGGCGGGGAGTTGATCGGCGACGCTGTGGAAGACCGTCTGGCCGAGCTTTTCGGCTTCTCGCCCTATTCGGGACGCGGGGAGTTCGACCATGAGCGGCACCAGGGCGCCTTCGGCCTTCTCTGGGTGGAGCAGGGGCGCGCGCCGGAAGGGATCGACATCGGCGTCGGCCGGGACGCGGTTCTCTCCTCCCTCGAGGCCGAGGTCGGGCAGATTCTGGGTGGGGAACGGGGGCGTGGGCTGCTCGGCGCGGCCAAGGCCCTGCGCGACCGGCACTTCACCGATGGCGGGCAGCTTCGGCGCAATGGCGAGCTGAGGGCGGCGGAAGACGAGCTTGCGGCGCTCGACGCCGATATCGCCGAACAGAAGGCCGCCAAGGCCACGCTGGACAGCCGCATCGACAGGCTGGCGGATCGGCGCGCGCGGCTTTCGGCCCTGCGGCGCGACCATGTGATCGAAGCGGCCGAGCGCGATCTCGCAAAGGCGGAAAGCGCCGACCGAGCGCGCGAGGACGCGCGCCGCGACCTGACGGAGGTGGAGCAGGCCCTGGCCCTGGCCGCCGCCGCCGTGGAAAAGGCCGCAGCCGATCTGAAGCGCCGGCAGGAGCTGGCCGAGGCTCTGGCGGAGGCCGAGCGCGCGGCCGCCATGGCCCGTGAAACGTCCGCCGAGGCGGCCGAGGCCGCCGCGACGCTGGAGGCGGGCCGGGAGGCGCTGCGCACGGCACGTGAAACCGCCGAGCGCGAGATGCGCCGCCTGGAGCAGCACCAGCGCGCGCAGGAGGGGCAGCGCGAGCGGGCGCGATTGCAGGAGCGCCTGGCGCGCCTTCGCGCGACGGTGGAAGCGGCGAGGGAGGCCGCCGGCCGCGCGGCCGAGGCCCGCCGGCTCCTGGCTTCGGCTCTCGACGAGAAGGGCTTGCGCGCGATCCTTTCGGCCGAGGCCGAACGGCGCGAGGCGGCCGCGCGCCGGGACGGGGCGGCGCCGTCCGTCATCTTCCATCCCGAGCCCGGCCGCACGGTCCGCGCCGGGGCCGCCGGCATGGTCGAGACGGCCCGGCCGTTGCGCGTGGCGCGCGATACCCTTTTCCATCTCGATGGGTTCGGGCGCGTAGAGATTCGCCCCGACACCGGCTCGCAGGAGCGGGAGGCCGCTTACGAAACGGCCGCACGCGCCCTCCGCGATCGCCTTTCGGCGGCAGGGCTCGACAGCGTGGATGCGGCGCATGAGGCAAGGGCTCGCGCATCCGAGTGGGAGGCCGGGCTGCGGGAAGCCTCGGCCCGCGTGAAGGCGCTGGCGCCCGCAGGCGTCGAGGCGCTTGCTTCGGAGATCTCCGCGCTGGAGCAGGCGCTGGCCGCGATCCCTTCTTCCGCGGAGGGACCGGCCGCCGCCGATGTCTGGGCGGAGCTGGAAAGGGCGCGGGCTGGATTTACGGCGGCGGACGCGGCGCTTCAGCGCCGGACGAGCGACATCCAGCTCGCGCGCGCTGAGGCGTCCCACGCGGCCGAACGGCACGAGGGCGCGGCGGCCGAGGCGGCCCGGCTGGCCGATCTGCTGGCTCGGAGCGAGGCACAGAACGCCTCCGCCGCCCTGCGCGAGCGCCTGGCCGCCGCAGAGGTCTCCAGGCAGGCCCAGGCCGTGTTGGCCGAGACGCGCCGGGCCGCCTACCAGATGCTTGATCCGGAGGTGATCTCGCTGGAGCTGAGACGCGCACGCGGCGCGCTGGCGAATCTGCGCCGCGATGTCGCGCAAGTCGAGAACGAGGTGCGAGAGCTGGAAACGGAGCTTCGCATCACTGGAGCGCAGGGGCTGGGCGAGGCGATCGAGCGGATGGAGGGCGAGCGGTCGAGCCTGGCCGAGCGCGTCGCGCGCCTGCGGCTCGAGGCGGACGCCGCGCGGCTTCTCTACGAGACGCTGGGCCGGGCCGAGGCGCGCCTGCGCGAGAAGTGGTTCGCGCCGATCCGGGCCGAGGTAGCGCCCTATCTGCGGCTCGTTCACCCGGAGGCGGAGATTGCCTTCGACGAGGAGACGTTGCGCGTGACCGGGGTGACGCGGCGCGGGGTGCCTGAGGAGTTCCACCGGCTTTCCCACGGGGCGAGGGAACAGGTCGCGGTGGTGACGCGGCTGGCGCTCGCGCAAGTGCTGCGGAAAGGAGGCCATCCGGCGACCGTCATTCTCGATGATGCGCTGGTGAACACGGACGAGGCTCGCCTCGCGCGAATGCACCTCGTTCTCCAGAAAGCGGCCGAGCATCTTCAGATCATCGTGCTGACCTGCCGCGAGCGTGACTTCCGCGGCCTTGGGGCCCCGCTCATCCGGCTGTAG
- a CDS encoding porin yields the protein MNIKSLLLGSAAALVAVSGARAADVIMVEPEPVEYVRVCDVYGAGFFYLPGTETCLRISGQVRLQINVAGDPAQNLEGDDYNVASRVRARLNFDVREETELGLLRAFARIQAQNTSGANNGVDVTQGYVQLGGLLLGYRDSLWTNDIGGIEDGLLTDTDLIAGDFSQNQISYTFAAGGFSATVGLEDDGTGDAVPDVHGKLVYSGAWGGAFVSAVYDETVNAGFGTFGTSFAEDEFNSGNLPGGVNFPFFGGFDLPSLLDDGSNEAFAIKAGLKLRDLLVADSTLAIEGHWASDPTPYAGMGGILVGVPAGVIGGTAFGGGNVNVPLIAEWAIGAGYRQQVSDFSVAVAGQYGELFDTSLTFVSPGATFETAAFGGDFYRLVGNVGYNFTNNFGVLAEVAYTDVSFETIDGVDLGSSDQTTGFLRFARNF from the coding sequence ATGAACATCAAGAGCCTTCTTCTCGGCTCGGCCGCGGCCCTCGTTGCGGTGTCCGGCGCTCGCGCTGCGGACGTCATCATGGTCGAGCCGGAGCCGGTCGAATACGTTCGCGTCTGCGACGTGTACGGCGCTGGCTTCTTCTACCTGCCGGGCACCGAGACCTGCCTGCGCATCAGCGGCCAGGTCCGCTTGCAGATCAACGTCGCGGGCGACCCGGCGCAGAACCTCGAGGGTGACGACTACAACGTCGCCTCGCGCGTTCGTGCCCGTCTGAACTTCGACGTTCGCGAAGAGACCGAGCTCGGCCTCCTGCGCGCCTTCGCTCGTATCCAGGCGCAGAACACCTCGGGCGCCAACAACGGCGTCGACGTCACCCAGGGCTACGTGCAGCTCGGCGGCCTGCTCCTCGGCTACCGTGACTCGCTCTGGACCAACGATATCGGCGGCATCGAGGACGGTCTCCTCACCGATACCGATCTGATCGCGGGTGACTTCAGCCAGAACCAGATCTCCTACACCTTCGCCGCGGGCGGCTTCTCCGCGACGGTCGGTCTCGAGGACGACGGCACGGGCGACGCGGTTCCCGATGTCCACGGCAAGCTGGTCTACTCGGGTGCCTGGGGCGGCGCGTTCGTCTCGGCCGTCTATGACGAGACCGTCAACGCCGGCTTCGGCACCTTCGGAACCTCCTTCGCCGAGGACGAGTTCAATTCGGGCAACCTTCCGGGCGGCGTGAACTTCCCGTTCTTCGGTGGCTTCGATCTGCCGAGCCTTCTTGACGACGGCAGCAACGAAGCGTTCGCCATCAAGGCCGGCCTGAAGCTGCGCGATCTGCTCGTGGCGGACTCCACGCTTGCGATCGAAGGTCACTGGGCTTCCGATCCGACGCCGTATGCCGGCATGGGCGGCATCCTGGTCGGCGTTCCGGCTGGAGTCATCGGCGGCACCGCGTTCGGCGGCGGCAACGTGAACGTTCCGCTCATCGCCGAGTGGGCCATCGGCGCTGGCTATCGTCAGCAGGTCTCCGACTTCTCGGTCGCTGTCGCCGGTCAGTACGGTGAGCTCTTCGACACGAGCCTCACCTTCGTCAGCCCGGGCGCGACCTTCGAGACGGCCGCCTTCGGTGGCGACTTCTACCGCCTCGTCGGTAACGTCGGCTACAACTTCACCAACAATTTTGGTGTGTTGGCCGAAGTGGCGTACACGGACGTCAGCTTCGAGACGATCGACGGCGTGGACCTCGGCAGCTCGGACCAGACCACCGGCTTCCTGCGCTTCGCTCGCAACTTCTAA
- a CDS encoding porin has translation MNIKSLLLGSAAALVAVSGARAADVIMVEPEPVEYVRVCDVYGAGFFYLPGTETCLRISGQVRLQINVAGDPAENLEGDDYEVNSRVRARLNFDVREETELGLLRAYARVQAQNTSGADNGLEMEQAYVQLGGLLVGYRDTLWTSDVGGIEDGLLTDTDLVLGDFNTNQISYTFAAGGFSATLGIEDDGTGDAVPDVHGKLVYSGAWGGVFLSAVYDETFNTEDALGFGQVLPAELGGFEFVGSPIGLAGLLPLLDDGSNDAFALKAGAKFEDVFVAGSTLAFEGSYAFDPTVYATVGGLASTFSISEDNDTIFNPQSGAVPLFVEWSVGAGYSQAVGDFTVAVAGQYGELFETTYLTGFVPGTGALTTATAGGDYYSLVGNVGYDLTNNFGVLAEVQYTDVDLSELGSFDQTTGFLRFARNF, from the coding sequence ATGAATATCAAGAGCCTTCTTCTCGGCTCGGCCGCGGCCCTCGTTGCGGTGTCCGGCGCTCGCGCTGCGGACGTCATCATGGTCGAGCCGGAGCCGGTCGAATACGTTCGCGTCTGCGACGTTTACGGCGCCGGCTTCTTCTACCTGCCGGGCACCGAGACCTGCCTGCGCATCAGCGGCCAGGTCCGCTTGCAGATCAACGTCGCGGGCGACCCGGCGGAAAATCTCGAGGGCGACGACTACGAGGTCAATTCCCGCGTCCGCGCGCGCCTGAACTTCGACGTTCGCGAAGAGACCGAGCTCGGCCTCCTGCGTGCCTACGCCCGTGTCCAGGCGCAGAACACCTCGGGCGCCGACAATGGCCTCGAGATGGAGCAGGCCTATGTCCAGCTCGGCGGGCTTCTGGTCGGCTATCGCGATACGCTGTGGACCAGCGACGTGGGCGGGATCGAGGATGGCCTCCTGACCGACACCGACCTCGTGCTCGGCGATTTCAACACCAACCAGATCTCCTACACCTTCGCTGCGGGCGGCTTCTCCGCGACGCTCGGCATCGAGGATGACGGCACGGGCGACGCGGTTCCCGATGTCCACGGCAAGCTGGTCTACTCGGGCGCCTGGGGCGGCGTGTTCCTCTCCGCCGTCTACGACGAGACGTTCAACACCGAGGATGCGCTCGGTTTCGGCCAGGTTCTGCCGGCTGAGCTCGGCGGCTTCGAATTCGTCGGCAGCCCGATCGGCCTTGCGGGCCTCCTGCCGCTGCTCGACGACGGAAGCAACGATGCCTTCGCCCTCAAGGCGGGCGCGAAGTTCGAGGACGTCTTCGTGGCGGGCTCCACGCTGGCGTTCGAGGGCAGCTACGCCTTCGATCCGACGGTCTATGCCACGGTCGGCGGTCTGGCGAGCACGTTCTCCATCAGCGAGGACAACGACACGATCTTCAACCCCCAGTCGGGCGCCGTTCCGCTGTTCGTCGAATGGTCGGTCGGTGCAGGTTACTCGCAGGCGGTGGGCGACTTCACCGTCGCGGTCGCCGGCCAGTACGGCGAGCTCTTCGAGACCACTTACCTGACCGGCTTCGTGCCGGGCACCGGCGCGCTGACCACCGCCACGGCGGGCGGCGACTACTACTCGCTGGTCGGCAATGTCGGCTACGACCTGACCAACAATTTCGGTGTCCTGGCGGAAGTCCAGTACACCGACGTGGACCTGAGCGAGCTCGGCTCGTTCGACCAGACCACGGGCTTCCTGCGCTTCGCGCGCAATTTCTGA